In a single window of the Marispirochaeta aestuarii genome:
- a CDS encoding helix-turn-helix domain-containing protein, whose protein sequence is MAAPIKAKKAYEFIPNYAVPPGETIAEVIENLSMTQKDLATRTGLTEQTIVRILKGEQPITFETANKLELVTGVPARMWNNLEMQYREQLSKIEQSREFERGIDWLKDIPTRELIERSVISDEKDKIKLLQETLKFYGVSSVSAWHDVWESPKVAARRSTCFETRPGPASVWIRLGELQAQQIECAPFDKYRFEKAIKAIRGLTIKKPDEFVDTMRRYCAEAGVALALVKEIKKVPWNGASKWLSPQKAMIILNLRGKGEDIFWFSFFHEADHILHGKKQRLYIAENNSTDPEEQKADRFASETLIPSKYHTQIALITTKDEVIQLARKLGVSPGIVAGRFRFLTGKWSYFKDLTRNFVWDEEETS, encoded by the coding sequence ATGGCCGCCCCTATAAAAGCAAAGAAAGCTTATGAGTTCATACCCAATTATGCCGTTCCTCCTGGTGAGACTATAGCTGAAGTTATAGAGAATCTCAGTATGACCCAGAAAGACTTGGCTACCCGAACGGGACTTACCGAACAGACGATTGTTCGAATTCTGAAGGGTGAACAGCCTATAACCTTTGAAACTGCGAATAAACTGGAACTTGTCACCGGTGTTCCGGCTCGGATGTGGAACAACCTTGAAATGCAATACCGAGAGCAGCTCAGCAAAATTGAGCAATCCAGGGAATTCGAAAGAGGTATTGACTGGTTGAAGGATATCCCTACCAGAGAACTGATAGAGCGAAGCGTGATTTCGGATGAGAAAGACAAGATAAAACTTCTTCAAGAAACCCTGAAGTTTTACGGGGTATCCAGCGTATCTGCCTGGCACGATGTGTGGGAGTCGCCGAAGGTCGCTGCCCGACGGTCGACCTGTTTCGAGACACGTCCCGGACCGGCATCCGTATGGATAAGATTAGGCGAGCTGCAGGCCCAGCAGATTGAATGTGCACCCTTCGATAAGTACAGGTTCGAGAAGGCGATAAAAGCTATTCGCGGTTTAACCATTAAGAAGCCGGATGAGTTCGTGGATACAATGCGTCGGTACTGCGCGGAAGCGGGTGTAGCTCTGGCATTAGTGAAGGAGATAAAAAAAGTACCCTGGAACGGAGCATCTAAATGGCTTTCACCACAAAAGGCGATGATCATCTTGAATCTCAGAGGCAAAGGTGAAGATATCTTCTGGTTCTCATTTTTCCACGAGGCAGATCATATACTCCATGGGAAGAAACAGCGGCTTTATATAGCTGAAAATAACAGTACAGACCCTGAAGAGCAGAAGGCTGACAGGTTCGCCTCCGAGACTCTTATTCCATCAAAATATCATACTCAGATAGCCTTGATCACAACCAAGGATGAAGTAATACAGTTGGCTCGCAAGCTTGGTGTCAGTCCCGGCATTGTAGCCGGACGATTTCGTTTCCTGACAGGTAAATGGAGCTATTTTAAGGATCTTACAAGAAACTTTGTCTGGGACGAAGAGGAAACAAGTTAA